The genomic interval GGAATCCACGCCGATCCGCAGACCAGCACACTCCTGCCAGAGGATAGCCCGTGGAGCGGCACCTCCGCGAGAGCTGTTGATCGATATGCCCCCGGCCAGCGCTCACTCGCGCGCGGCGAGCACCTCGTCGAGCTTCTCCTCGACGCCGAGCGGGCCGGCCCAGCGGCGCAGGTAGGGTTCGTCGAGCTCGCCCTGCGTGAACAGCACGTCCTGGATGTCGATCAGGTCCCGGGGCCGCGACGCGATCAACTTGAAGAGGATCAGGTCTTCGGCGGAGACGAGCTTGACAGACCGCCCCTCGACTTCGGCCGTGACGTGCCGCTCGATGACCAAGCGCTGGAAGTCGGACTCGGCGATGAAGATGTCGGCATCGACGGCACGGCCGTCGAGAAACAGCCTGACCTTCACCAGCGGCATCCCGCCGACACTGTCGACCCACCCTCGCGTGTATTGCTCGGGCACGCTGTAACCGCGCTCGGTGATCGCGGCAAAAACCGCCCCCAGCCGGTCGCGGGGAACGGCGAGGGTGAAGTCCACGTCGTAGGTCGGACGCGGAATCCCGTGGGCCCGGACGGCGATGCCGCCCATGATCGCGTAGGGGAGCCCGAGTCGGTCGAAGATATCGACCAGATCGTGGATGACGGTCGTCAGGTCGGTCATCGTCGGCCAGCCGGCACAGGCTTCACCCGCTCGAGTGCCGCGAGCAATCGGGCGTTGCGCCGCTCGTTTTCCCGCTCGAGGAGGGCGAAGCGGCGATCGACGACACCGGGCGCGCCGGCGAGCAGGTAGGGGGTGTTTTCCCGGATCATCGCAAACGTCAGCTCCAGCCGCTCCCCGGGCGACATCCGCCGATACGCTTCGAGGGTTTCCTTGCTGAGCATGCCGTGAGTGTACATCCCGCCCCGGCGGCGCCGCATCGGCAGGCCGCGGCGGGGCGTTACTTCGTCGCTGCGGTGTGGGCGATGCGCTGGCGGTGCGCGGGGTCGAGCAGGCCGACCGGATCGAGGTGGCCCACGAGCGCGCGGAGTGCTTCAGGAGTAAAAGACTCTCCTGCCGCGATCCGGTCGCGGACGGCGGTGAGGGCCGTGCGGAGCGGCGCGTTTCGGGCGTCGAGGAAGCCACGCTCGGCGACCGTCGCCCCGCCGGCGATGCTCCGCTCGGCGCTGACCGTCGCCAGGAAGAAGAGCAAGCATGCC from Planctomycetota bacterium carries:
- a CDS encoding nucleotidyltransferase family protein codes for the protein MTDLTTVIHDLVDIFDRLGLPYAIMGGIAVRAHGIPRPTYDVDFTLAVPRDRLGAVFAAITERGYSVPEQYTRGWVDSVGGMPLVKVRLFLDGRAVDADIFIAESDFQRLVIERHVTAEVEGRSVKLVSAEDLILFKLIASRPRDLIDIQDVLFTQGELDEPYLRRWAGPLGVEEKLDEVLAARE